The Chryseobacterium nakagawai genome has a segment encoding these proteins:
- the purE gene encoding 5-(carboxyamino)imidazole ribonucleotide mutase has translation MVGIIMGSQSDLPIMEQAANFLKSLDIPYELTVVSAHRTPERMFDYAKTAQERGLKVIVAGAGGAAHLPGMVASCTTLPVIGVPILSSNSIDGWDSVLSILQMPGGIPVATVALNGALNAGILAAKIIGSGNEEVAAKLRKYQDSLKDKVLGTVEDIKAQHPNHFDQ, from the coding sequence ATGGTAGGTATTATTATGGGCAGTCAGAGTGATCTGCCGATTATGGAACAGGCTGCAAATTTCCTTAAAAGTTTGGATATTCCTTATGAATTGACTGTAGTTTCAGCGCACAGAACACCGGAAAGGATGTTTGATTATGCAAAAACAGCTCAGGAAAGAGGACTGAAAGTGATTGTTGCCGGAGCTGGAGGAGCAGCTCATCTTCCGGGAATGGTGGCAAGCTGTACAACACTTCCTGTAATTGGAGTGCCAATTTTGTCAAGTAATTCTATTGACGGATGGGATTCTGTACTTTCAATTCTTCAGATGCCGGGTGGAATTCCGGTGGCAACCGTAGCGTTGAACGGAGCATTGAATGCCGGAATTTTAGCAGCTAAAATCATTGGAAGCGGTAATGAAGAAGTAGCAGCTAAACTTCGAAAATATCAGGATTCTTTGAAAGATAAAGTATTGGGGACTGTGGAAGACATCAAAGCCCAGCATCCTAATCATTTTGATCAATAG
- a CDS encoding DMT family transporter, whose translation MKDYKLIFAVLTVAFVWGTTFLAIRVAVETIPAWFVAGIRQFLASIIMLIVLISRNEFKWIGWKSLGYQIVFATLMLVIANGMTTVAEETVSSSLASLISACSPILVFLGSVAVGLQKFSIRAFLGVLLCFSGILFIFWDGLQDLANPDYRMGMIFLFCAISGWASGTIFTKKLNIQSGNITLNLFYQFLFAGIVQIILAFLFSENYNFGNWSLKSVSAMLYLSIFGSVAAFFAFHYALTKISPVQVSILAYINTIIAIFLGWLIMDEQISMKFILAAALIICGVFIINYKPEMFKRQKMTA comes from the coding sequence TTGAAAGATTATAAACTTATTTTCGCTGTTCTCACCGTTGCTTTTGTCTGGGGAACTACATTTTTAGCCATTCGGGTGGCTGTAGAAACCATCCCGGCATGGTTTGTAGCAGGAATCCGTCAGTTTTTAGCCTCCATCATTATGCTTATTGTTCTTATTTCAAGAAATGAATTCAAATGGATTGGCTGGAAAAGTTTGGGTTACCAGATTGTATTTGCTACCTTGATGTTAGTTATCGCTAACGGAATGACTACTGTTGCGGAAGAAACCGTATCAAGCAGTCTGGCATCTCTTATTAGTGCCTGCTCTCCCATTCTCGTATTTTTGGGAAGTGTGGCCGTTGGGTTACAAAAGTTTAGCATCCGGGCCTTTCTCGGTGTTCTCTTATGCTTCAGTGGAATTCTTTTTATTTTCTGGGACGGCCTGCAGGACCTCGCCAACCCCGATTACAGAATGGGAATGATCTTCCTTTTTTGTGCCATTTCAGGATGGGCATCTGGAACAATTTTCACCAAGAAACTGAATATCCAAAGCGGAAATATCACCCTTAATCTGTTTTACCAGTTCCTGTTTGCAGGAATTGTTCAGATCATCCTGGCTTTTCTATTTTCAGAGAACTATAACTTTGGAAACTGGTCTTTAAAAAGTGTTTCAGCAATGTTATATCTGTCTATTTTTGGTTCTGTAGCTGCCTTTTTTGCATTTCATTATGCATTAACCAAAATCTCTCCGGTGCAGGTTTCCATATTGGCTTATATCAATACCATTATTGCCATATTCCTGGGCTGGCTGATTATGGATGAACAGATTTCAATGAAATTCATTCTTGCTGCTGCCTTAATTATTTGCGGAGTATTTATCATTAATTACAAACCGGAAATGTTTAAAAGACAAAAGATGACTGCATAA
- a CDS encoding alpha/beta hydrolase, with the protein MKNTFWIIFLFSNLSFGQNKAEVPGVLPTITLWTKMPDSPGPKGREIISSKGSFTNISTSKLIIHQPDEPNGIAVLVISGGGYAHIESGSEGNPTGEWLKSQGITAFELIYRLPGEGWETESVPFQDAQRALRIIRSNAEKYKINPDKIGVLGFSAGGHLAGYISSTFDKVYYPLQDAIDQVSARPDFTAMIYPVVSMLPPNNNTHSFKSLLGKSSDTKDQIKYSVEKQVTVQTPITFLAQSEDDPISSVENSILMYQALKDHKVSAELHLFQSGGHGWGLGKKDTNTGEWTNLFLNWLKINGIYK; encoded by the coding sequence ATGAAAAATACATTTTGGATTATCTTTCTTTTTTCAAATTTATCTTTCGGACAAAACAAAGCTGAGGTTCCGGGTGTTTTACCGACCATTACTCTTTGGACCAAAATGCCGGATAGCCCCGGCCCAAAAGGAAGGGAAATTATTTCATCAAAAGGTTCTTTTACCAATATTAGTACCTCTAAATTGATTATTCATCAGCCTGATGAGCCTAATGGAATTGCAGTTTTGGTAATAAGTGGAGGTGGATATGCCCATATTGAATCCGGTTCCGAGGGCAATCCTACAGGAGAGTGGCTAAAATCACAAGGGATAACAGCTTTTGAATTGATATACAGACTGCCTGGTGAAGGTTGGGAAACTGAATCAGTCCCTTTTCAGGATGCTCAACGTGCCTTACGAATTATCAGAAGTAATGCGGAGAAATATAAAATTAATCCTGATAAGATAGGCGTTTTGGGCTTTTCTGCAGGGGGGCACCTCGCGGGCTATATTTCTTCTACTTTTGACAAAGTGTACTATCCCTTACAGGATGCCATTGATCAAGTTTCAGCCAGACCAGATTTTACAGCAATGATTTATCCTGTTGTATCTATGCTTCCACCTAATAACAATACACATTCGTTTAAATCATTATTGGGAAAATCATCAGACACAAAAGATCAGATAAAATATTCTGTTGAGAAGCAGGTAACAGTACAAACTCCAATCACCTTTCTGGCTCAGTCTGAAGATGATCCTATTTCATCAGTTGAAAACAGTATCCTTATGTATCAGGCCTTGAAGGACCACAAAGTTTCTGCGGAATTACACTTGTTTCAATCCGGAGGGCATGGCTGGGGATTGGGTAAAAAAGATACCAATACGGGTGAATGGACAAATTTGTTTTTAAACTGGTTAAAAATAAACGGAATCTACAAATAA
- a CDS encoding cation:proton antiporter: MTLLSIHTLSLPIEDPVLKFLLVLIIILAAPLLLNKIKVPHLLGLIIAGAIIGPNGFNVLSRDSSIVVTGTTGLLYIMFLAGLEIDMGDFKKNKWKSLGYGVYAFIFPFILGFLGAYYLLEFSTLTSVLFASLFSSQTLITYPLVSKLGIAKNQAVNITVGGTMITDIATLLVLAVVVGMVQGDVGTSFWVKLSVSFILFALIVLIVFPIIGRWFFKKVEDKISQYIFVLVMIYLAAMLAELAGVEAIIGAFFAGLALNRLIPHTSSLMNRVEFVGNAIFIPFFLISVGMLIDFTVFFKSFDTLIVAAIMLVASIGGKYISAVITQKTFKFTKEEGRLIFGLSSASAAATLATVMVGYNIILSETETGEPIRLLNEHVLNGSILLILISCTISSFISMSSAQKIAETDNEDTVSGDSHEEENILLAINHEETVERMVNLGILIKAHSNTEDLFALNVINEDKNESSVKNAEKLLHQAADTAAAADVKIQALKRYDNDVINGVNNVIKEQKITDLIIGLEDEKGFSPSFVYNLYNGYLQNDDVNVLVYHAAQPLSTIKKYAVMIPENAHKEAGFFHALLRVWNIARNSGATVIFYAPENILDILQKIIKKANIEAEFIIMNTWQDGEKTAAQLKADEALIILMAKRGMQSYIPRMRLIPELLNKYLNDNNYLLIFPFSEYDKNSLEIRSVGNHGDFVEIGNVIQKIFK; this comes from the coding sequence ATGACTTTACTGAGTATACACACCCTGAGCCTTCCTATAGAGGATCCGGTACTGAAGTTCCTATTGGTACTGATCATCATCCTTGCGGCTCCATTATTATTGAATAAAATAAAAGTCCCACACCTTCTGGGCCTTATCATTGCGGGAGCTATTATTGGCCCTAATGGATTTAATGTATTATCCAGAGACAGCAGTATTGTAGTAACCGGAACTACCGGACTTCTTTACATCATGTTCCTCGCAGGGCTTGAGATCGATATGGGAGATTTTAAGAAAAACAAATGGAAAAGCTTAGGTTATGGAGTTTATGCTTTTATTTTTCCATTTATCTTAGGATTCCTGGGCGCTTATTACCTGCTGGAATTTTCAACCTTAACGTCTGTTTTGTTTGCCAGCTTGTTTTCCTCGCAAACGCTTATTACTTATCCTCTTGTCAGTAAACTGGGAATTGCAAAAAATCAGGCCGTCAATATTACAGTGGGAGGAACAATGATCACAGATATTGCTACACTATTGGTATTAGCGGTAGTAGTTGGAATGGTTCAAGGAGATGTTGGCACCTCATTTTGGGTCAAATTATCTGTTTCTTTTATCCTTTTTGCCTTGATTGTTTTGATTGTATTTCCTATTATAGGACGTTGGTTTTTCAAAAAGGTAGAGGATAAAATTTCACAATATATTTTTGTATTGGTGATGATTTACCTGGCTGCCATGCTGGCTGAACTTGCCGGTGTAGAAGCTATTATCGGGGCTTTCTTTGCCGGATTGGCATTAAACAGGTTAATTCCTCATACTTCCTCTCTGATGAACAGGGTTGAATTCGTAGGAAATGCTATCTTTATTCCTTTCTTTTTGATCAGTGTCGGAATGCTGATTGACTTTACCGTATTTTTCAAAAGTTTTGATACCTTAATAGTAGCAGCCATCATGCTTGTTGCATCCATTGGTGGTAAGTATATCTCTGCAGTCATTACTCAAAAAACCTTCAAGTTTACCAAAGAAGAGGGAAGACTTATTTTCGGATTAAGTTCTGCTTCTGCTGCTGCAACATTAGCCACAGTGATGGTAGGTTATAATATTATTCTTTCCGAAACTGAAACTGGAGAACCCATAAGATTATTGAATGAACATGTACTGAACGGAAGTATTTTATTGATCCTGATTTCGTGTACAATCTCCTCATTTATTTCCATGTCCAGTGCTCAAAAAATTGCAGAAACAGACAATGAAGATACCGTTTCCGGAGACAGCCATGAGGAAGAAAATATCCTGTTGGCTATTAATCACGAAGAAACTGTAGAGAGAATGGTGAACCTTGGGATTCTGATTAAAGCACATTCTAACACCGAGGATCTTTTTGCTTTAAATGTCATTAATGAAGATAAAAATGAATCCTCTGTAAAGAATGCAGAAAAGCTTCTTCACCAGGCGGCTGATACTGCAGCTGCAGCTGATGTCAAAATACAGGCTCTTAAAAGATATGACAATGATGTTATCAACGGGGTAAACAATGTTATCAAAGAACAGAAAATTACGGATTTAATTATCGGATTGGAAGACGAAAAAGGTTTTTCACCATCTTTTGTCTACAATCTTTATAACGGTTACCTTCAGAATGATGATGTGAACGTATTGGTGTACCATGCTGCCCAGCCACTTTCTACGATTAAGAAGTATGCTGTAATGATTCCTGAAAATGCCCATAAAGAGGCCGGGTTCTTCCATGCACTTTTAAGGGTTTGGAACATCGCCAGAAATTCCGGAGCTACAGTTATCTTTTATGCCCCTGAAAACATTCTGGATATTCTTCAAAAGATCATTAAAAAAGCCAATATAGAAGCTGAATTCATCATTATGAATACATGGCAGGATGGTGAAAAAACAGCAGCTCAGCTGAAAGCCGATGAAGCCCTGATCATTTTGATGGCCAAACGCGGAATGCAATCTTATATTCCACGTATGAGACTTATTCCAGAATTATTGAACAAGTACTTGAATGATAATAATTATCTCTTGATTTTCCCATTCTCAGAATATGATAAAAATAGCCTTGAAATACGTTCTGTAGGTAATCATGGAGATTTTGTGGAAATCGGAAATGTGATACAGAAGATATTTAAGTAA
- a CDS encoding SH3 domain-containing protein, with translation MKTKKIFLLTATLSVQLSFAQFAKVVDKEGYVNVRENADAKSNIVGKVNSDEIVYIFESDPTNKNWANVSNGYIHSSRLKYIQTYQAVPPTLRDGNKAIFKSGNIKVNIVSGKFNFKENEKDFTSTLYGDFYKEQQVWGLDGIIPKTHYLSITAQIGDKTVQIPTKDIENLFQVNNKSTKCYYDHENDTLYISMLNSDGAGTYVALFTIEKGEYKGRTLEIPF, from the coding sequence TTGAAAACAAAGAAGATATTCCTTTTAACAGCCACTTTAAGTGTACAATTATCATTTGCTCAGTTTGCAAAAGTTGTGGATAAAGAAGGCTATGTTAATGTAAGGGAAAATGCAGATGCAAAAAGTAATATCGTAGGAAAGGTGAATTCGGATGAGATCGTCTATATCTTTGAGTCTGACCCGACGAATAAGAATTGGGCTAATGTAAGTAATGGTTATATCCATAGTTCAAGACTGAAATATATACAAACTTATCAGGCTGTTCCCCCCACTCTACGTGATGGAAATAAAGCAATTTTTAAATCAGGAAATATTAAAGTAAATATTGTTTCCGGAAAATTTAATTTTAAGGAAAATGAAAAAGACTTCACCTCAACATTATATGGTGATTTCTATAAAGAACAGCAAGTTTGGGGGTTAGACGGGATAATCCCTAAGACTCATTACCTTTCCATTACTGCACAGATTGGAGACAAAACCGTTCAAATTCCTACCAAGGATATTGAAAACCTGTTTCAAGTCAATAATAAATCTACAAAATGTTATTATGATCATGAGAATGATACTTTATACATTTCAATGCTCAATTCTGATGGTGCCGGTACTTATGTTGCCCTTTTTACCATAGAAAAAGGCGAATATAAAGGAAGAACATTGGAAATTCCTTTTTAA
- a CDS encoding 5-(carboxyamino)imidazole ribonucleotide synthase, translating to MKIGILGGGQLGRMLIQSALKYDDEFYTLDPASDAPCHNISYFTQGNFNDYDTVLNFGKDKDVVTIEIEHVNADALAELEKQGIRVVPNASIIKTIQQKILQKEFYKAHDIPSPEFQVVWNSDEKIMMPLPFVQKMNTGGYDGKGVQVIKTEDDYQHLWKEASVIESLVDIDKELSVIVARNEKGETNTFPVTEMVADPKLNLLDFNVCPVLLTEDVQHQIDVITEKFLNAVNSPGLFAIELFLDKEGRVWVNETAPRLHNSGHQSQEGNTNSQFEQMYRVVRNLPLADTDAITYSGMLNLVGAEGYAGKVVYEGMEDVLKLPETYIHLYGKTETKPGRKMGHINVLADSREELMEKLVMVKGMVRVISE from the coding sequence ATGAAAATAGGAATTCTGGGAGGCGGACAGCTGGGAAGAATGTTGATACAAAGTGCCTTGAAGTATGATGATGAGTTTTATACTCTGGATCCGGCTTCTGATGCACCATGCCACAATATCTCATATTTTACGCAAGGAAATTTCAATGATTACGATACTGTTCTGAACTTTGGGAAAGATAAGGATGTGGTAACCATTGAAATAGAACACGTAAATGCAGATGCATTGGCTGAACTTGAAAAGCAGGGAATCAGAGTGGTTCCTAATGCCAGTATCATCAAAACCATACAGCAAAAGATCCTCCAAAAGGAATTTTATAAAGCTCACGATATCCCAAGCCCGGAATTTCAGGTAGTGTGGAACAGTGATGAGAAGATCATGATGCCATTACCGTTTGTTCAGAAAATGAATACAGGCGGATATGACGGAAAGGGAGTACAGGTTATTAAAACAGAAGATGATTATCAGCATCTGTGGAAAGAGGCTTCAGTCATTGAAAGCCTGGTAGATATTGATAAAGAACTTTCTGTAATTGTTGCCAGAAATGAAAAAGGAGAAACCAATACTTTCCCGGTAACAGAAATGGTGGCTGATCCAAAACTTAATCTTTTAGATTTTAATGTATGTCCGGTTTTACTTACTGAAGATGTTCAGCACCAGATTGATGTTATCACTGAGAAGTTTTTAAACGCAGTAAATTCTCCAGGACTTTTTGCCATTGAATTATTCCTTGATAAGGAAGGTAGAGTATGGGTTAATGAAACAGCTCCAAGATTGCATAATTCAGGACATCAAAGCCAGGAAGGAAATACGAATTCTCAGTTTGAACAGATGTATCGTGTGGTAAGAAATCTTCCTTTAGCAGATACGGATGCTATTACCTACAGCGGAATGTTGAATCTGGTAGGAGCAGAGGGCTACGCTGGAAAGGTAGTATACGAAGGAATGGAAGATGTTCTTAAATTACCTGAGACTTACATTCATTTATACGGAAAAACAGAAACCAAACCGGGAAGAAAAATGGGACACATCAATGTGTTGGCAGACTCCAGAGAAGAGCTTATGGAAAAGCTGGTAATGGTGAAGGGAATGGTAAGAGTGATTTCAGAATAA
- a CDS encoding DUF1543 domain-containing protein, with translation MKLFYVILGATPKGRNIEQHDVFFGIAESLKDLIPDMKAFWKEAEGKIHLDCYQEVRFADGYEVKIVEKGETSSEDQLFFLNLGGYKPGFFEEFHEQHLMVGQSMGEIVKRAKATEFYKTMGFEGAVSHIDDKHGVDIDDIFNVNDILPEAMKEKYSIVLTKSDVENQENPMGLGYLKIDKIQ, from the coding sequence ATGAAATTATTTTATGTGATCCTTGGGGCAACTCCTAAAGGAAGAAACATAGAGCAGCATGACGTGTTTTTTGGAATTGCTGAAAGTCTGAAGGACTTGATTCCAGATATGAAAGCCTTTTGGAAGGAGGCGGAAGGAAAGATTCACCTTGACTGTTATCAGGAGGTAAGATTTGCTGATGGCTATGAAGTGAAAATCGTTGAAAAAGGAGAAACTTCATCAGAAGACCAACTGTTCTTTCTTAATTTGGGAGGATATAAGCCCGGTTTTTTTGAAGAATTTCATGAACAACATCTAATGGTAGGACAATCGATGGGAGAGATCGTGAAAAGAGCAAAAGCAACAGAATTCTATAAGACTATGGGATTTGAAGGAGCAGTAAGCCATATTGATGATAAGCATGGAGTAGATATTGATGATATTTTTAATGTCAATGATATTCTTCCGGAAGCTATGAAAGAAAAATATTCTATTGTTCTTACAAAATCTGATGTTGAAAATCAAGAGAATCCAATGGGGCTAGGATATTTAAAAATTGATAAAATTCAATAA
- a CDS encoding sulfite exporter TauE/SafE family protein, giving the protein MSEIIILFFGAISAGLLGSLTGLGGGVIIIPLLTLGFGVPMHYAIGASLISVIGTSSGAAVAFVKEGFTNMRIGMFLEIATTAGAIVGALVSGMLNPNTIGIIFASILLLTVILNLKGKPDHQEPLIHGSLEEKLKLYGTFPDKGILKNYSARNTVPGFLMMMFAGAMSGLLGIGSGALKVLAMDNMMKLPFKVSTTTSNFMIGVTAVASALIYFQRGEIIPVIAAPVLIGVVIGSFIGSKTLMVSKTKKLKVFFAIVITILSVYMMYNGINKSFR; this is encoded by the coding sequence ATGTCAGAAATCATCATACTCTTCTTTGGCGCCATTTCTGCGGGCCTATTAGGCTCACTTACAGGGCTTGGAGGAGGGGTTATCATTATTCCTTTATTAACGCTGGGATTCGGTGTTCCAATGCATTATGCTATCGGTGCATCACTCATTTCTGTGATCGGAACTTCTTCCGGTGCAGCAGTTGCTTTTGTAAAAGAAGGTTTTACGAATATGAGAATCGGTATGTTTCTCGAAATTGCCACTACGGCTGGAGCTATTGTAGGGGCTTTAGTTTCGGGGATGCTTAATCCGAATACCATTGGAATTATTTTCGCAAGTATTCTTCTTTTAACAGTTATTTTGAATCTTAAAGGAAAACCAGACCATCAGGAACCTTTGATTCATGGAAGTCTTGAAGAGAAACTAAAACTTTACGGTACTTTTCCGGATAAAGGGATATTAAAAAATTATTCTGCAAGAAATACAGTTCCTGGATTTTTAATGATGATGTTTGCCGGAGCAATGTCCGGGCTTTTAGGAATTGGTTCAGGAGCTTTAAAGGTTTTGGCTATGGACAATATGATGAAACTTCCATTCAAAGTTTCTACAACCACCAGTAATTTTATGATTGGGGTAACGGCTGTTGCCAGTGCACTGATTTATTTCCAGCGAGGCGAAATTATTCCTGTAATTGCAGCACCTGTACTGATAGGAGTGGTTATTGGAAGCTTTATCGGTTCTAAAACACTCATGGTATCCAAAACTAAAAAACTAAAGGTATTTTTTGCTATTGTGATTACAATCCTTTCGGTCTATATGATGTATAACGGTATCAATAAAAGCTTCAGATAA
- a CDS encoding DUF1634 domain-containing protein, which translates to MKKNFTDVDLNRSVGNLLRLGVILSVATSLIGFIKLFTEGFEMPKKYTSLVVGTSSEKVWSHFWDSLCKGEGMAIIQLGILLLIVTPLMRIVFALIGYLKEKDYIYVFISSVVLAIMAVSFFAGYAH; encoded by the coding sequence ATGAAAAAGAATTTTACAGATGTCGATCTGAACCGCTCCGTAGGAAATCTCCTAAGACTGGGTGTAATTCTATCTGTGGCTACCTCACTCATCGGTTTTATCAAACTTTTTACCGAAGGTTTTGAAATGCCTAAAAAATACACCAGCCTTGTAGTGGGAACTTCTTCTGAGAAGGTCTGGAGCCACTTTTGGGACTCTTTATGCAAAGGGGAAGGAATGGCTATTATTCAATTGGGAATTCTTTTATTGATCGTCACTCCGCTGATGAGAATTGTCTTCGCTTTAATAGGTTATTTAAAGGAAAAAGATTACATATATGTATTCATTTCCTCAGTTGTTTTAGCGATCATGGCGGTTAGCTTCTTTGCAGGTTACGCCCACTAA
- the gloA2 gene encoding SMU1112c/YaeR family gloxylase I-like metalloprotein, protein MKIHHIAIIGSDYEVSKQFYTEVLGLQIVREVYREERKSYKLDLAIGDHYVIELFSFPDPPARPSRPEACGLRHLAFSVENVTEKRNELIRKGLTCEEIRIDEFTGKEFFFTQDPDQLPLEFYEM, encoded by the coding sequence ATGAAAATCCATCATATTGCCATTATTGGCTCAGACTACGAAGTATCAAAGCAATTTTATACAGAGGTTTTAGGATTACAGATTGTTCGTGAGGTCTATCGTGAAGAAAGAAAGTCTTATAAATTAGATCTGGCTATTGGAGATCATTATGTAATCGAACTGTTCTCATTTCCTGATCCTCCTGCAAGGCCCTCCCGGCCTGAAGCTTGTGGATTAAGACATCTTGCTTTTTCGGTTGAAAATGTAACGGAAAAACGAAACGAATTGATAAGAAAAGGACTTACTTGTGAAGAGATCCGCATAGATGAATTCACAGGAAAAGAGTTTTTCTTTACCCAGGATCCTGACCAATTGCCATTAGAGTTCTATGAAATGTAA
- a CDS encoding nuclear transport factor 2 family protein, with protein sequence MNKIAAILFVFSNFCFGQHNQEIEKPIRNLFLGMKNADPELVKTAFAENASMQTITKEGIVKSDQVQDFIASVSKFTKDDLDERIRIEAVHTDGNLASVFTPYSFYLKGKLSHCGVNSFQLVKQNGEWKIQYVIDTRRKDHCKEIK encoded by the coding sequence ATGAATAAAATAGCAGCAATTCTTTTCGTATTCAGTAACTTCTGTTTCGGACAACATAATCAGGAAATTGAGAAACCTATCCGTAACCTGTTTCTTGGCATGAAAAATGCTGATCCTGAGCTTGTAAAAACAGCCTTTGCTGAAAATGCCAGTATGCAGACCATTACAAAAGAGGGAATTGTAAAAAGTGATCAGGTACAGGATTTCATAGCAAGTGTTTCTAAGTTTACAAAGGATGATCTGGATGAAAGAATTAGGATAGAAGCTGTGCATACAGATGGAAATCTGGCAAGTGTGTTTACACCTTATAGTTTTTACCTGAAAGGGAAATTATCCCATTGCGGAGTCAATAGTTTTCAATTGGTGAAACAAAATGGTGAATGGAAAATTCAATATGTTATTGATACCAGACGAAAGGATCATTGTAAGGAAATAAAATAA